One Heptranchias perlo isolate sHepPer1 unplaced genomic scaffold, sHepPer1.hap1 HAP1_SCAFFOLD_1909, whole genome shotgun sequence DNA window includes the following coding sequences:
- the wdr83os gene encoding protein Asterix, whose product MADPRRPNKILRYKPPASDNNPTLEDPTPDYMNLLGMIFSMCGLMLKLKWCAWIAVYCSFISFANSRSSEDTKQMMSSCELSISAVVMSYLQNPQPMSPPW is encoded by the exons ATGGCGGATCCCAGGCGGCCCAACAAAATCCTGCG TTACAAACCGCCCGCCAGCGACAACAACCCGACTCTGGAGGACCCGACCCCCGACTACATGAACCTGCTGGGGATGATCTTCAGTATGTGCGGGCTGATGCTGAAG TTGAAGTGGTGTGCCTGGATCGCTGTTTACTGCTCTTTCATCAGCTTCGCAAACTCACGCAGCTCCGAAGACACCAAACAGATGATGAGCTCATGTGA GTTGTCTATTTCAGCAGTGGTGATGTCATACCTGCAGAACCCGCAGCCCATGTCTCCCCCCTGGTAA